GGGCGACGCCAACGACTACCTGGGCAAAGGCATCTCCGGCGGGCGCATCGTCGTGCGGCCGCCGGTCGCGGCTACCTTCGTGGCACACGAGAACATCATCGCGGGCAATACGCTTCTCTACGGCGCCACCGGCGGCGAGGTCTACCTGCGCGGCGTGGTGGGCGAGCGCTTCGCCGTGCGCAACAGCGGCGCCCACGCCGTCGTCGAGGGGACGGGCGACCACGCCTGCGAGTACATGACGGGCGGCGTCGTGGTCGTGCTGGGCAAGACCGGGCGCAACTTCGCGGCGGGAATGAGCGGCGGGGTGGCCTACGTGTGGGACTGCGACGAGCGGTTCGAGCGCCGCGTCAACCCGGGCCACGGTTCCATCCTGCTGGAACCGGTGGTTGGGACGGAGGACGAGGAGGCGCTGTTCCGGCTCGTGGAGGCTCACCTGAACTACACGGGCAGCCAGCGGGCGCGCGAGCTCCTGGAAAACTGGAGCGAGAGCCTGCCGCGCTTCGTGAAGGTATGGTCGCGCGAGTACAAAACCATGCTGGAGGAGGTCACCAAGGGGGCCACGGGAGGGGACACGGCGCCGACCGCGGTCTCGTAGGACGTCGGAGCCGTGCCGCATCGTGGCGCGGCACGGCAACTCGCAGGTGCGTCAACGCGCGAGTCATATCGCGATACAGAAGCGCACGGCGGACACAGCGGTCAGCTTGCCCGCGCCGGGCCATCCAACCATCCCGACCGGCGCCTTGCTCTCCATCATCCGTCAGGCGGGCTTACCGGGCCCGTTGCTCAGGAGATGAAGGGCACGCACACCCGAATCGGTACGAGGTAGCTCTGAATGGCAGACCCGAGGGGATTCCTGACATATAAGCGAGAGACCGCGTCGCGGCGTCCCGTGGAGGAGCGCGTTCGCGACTGGCGCGAGGTCTACCTGGAGATGGAGCCGGACCGCCTGCGCCGGCAGGCCGCACGCTGCATGGATTGTGGCGTGCCGTTCTGCCACCAGGGCTGCCCGCTCGGCAACATCATCCCCGACTGGAACGACCTGATCTACCGCAACCGCTGGCGCGAGGCGCTCGACCGGCTGCACGCCACCAACAACTTCCCGGAGTTCACCGGGCGGCTCTGCCCGGCCCCCTGCGAGGCCGCATGCGTGCTCGGCATAAACCAGCCGGCCGTCACCATCAAGCAGATCGAGCAGAGCATCATCGACCACGCCTTCGCCGAGGGCTGGGTGGTAGCCGAGCCGCCCGCGCGGCGCACCGGGCGCTCCGTGGCCGTGGTGGGCTCCGGCCCCGCCGGTTTGGCCGCCGCCCAGCAGCTCAACCGCGCGGGCCACAGCGTCACCGTCTTCGAGCGCGCCGACCGCATCGGCGGCCTGCTGCGCTACGGGATCCCCGACTTCAAGCTCGAGAAGTCCGTCCTCGACCGGCGCCTGCGCGTGATGGCCGAGGAGGGCATCGTCTTCCGCCCCGGCATCGACGTGGGCGAGGACGTGACCGCCGAGGAACTGCGCGCCCGCTTCGACGCCATCTGCCTGGCCTGCGGGTCCACGGCGCCGCGCGACCTGTCGGTGCCCGGCCGCGAGCTCGACGGCGTCCACTTCGCGATGGAGCTGCTCACGCAGCAGAACCGGCTCAATGCGGGCGACGGCCTGGCCGACGGCGAGCGCCGCATATCCGCCGAGGGCAAGCACGTCGTCATTATCGGCGGCGGCGACACCGGCGCCGATTGCCTGGGCACCGTCCATCGCCAGGGCGCCGCGAGCGTGGTGCAGATCGAATTGCTCCCCCGGCCCCCCGACGAGCGCGACGAGACCATGCCCTGGCCGCTGTACCCGATGGTCCTGCGCTCCACCGCGGCGCACGAGGAGGGCGGCGACCGCGATTGGCGCATCAACACGCGCGCCTTCAGCGGCGACGGGCGCGTGGAGCGACTTCACTGCGTGCGAGTGGAGTTTGGCGCGCGCGGGCCGGACGGGCGGCGCCCGATGGCCGAGGCGCCGGGCTCCGAGTTCCACATCGAGGCCGACCTGGTGCTGCTGGCGATGGGATTCCTTGGGCCGCGGCACACCGGCCTGCTCGACCGCCTTGGCGTGGACTACGACCCGCGCGGCAACGTGCGCTGCGACTCCAGCTACATGACCTCCGTGCCGGGCGTCTTCGCCGCGGGCGACACGCGCCGGGGCCAGTCGCTCATCGTCTGGGCCATCGCGGAAGGGCGCGAGGCGGCGCGCTGCGCCGATGCCTACCTGGTGGGCTCCTCGCAGCTCCCCCTGGCCGGCGCGAAGCTGCCGTAGCCGAACCCGGGCGACGCGGGGCGGTGGCGGCTGGAGCAAGATGATGCTCGCCCCCAGGCCGAGACGACAGGGGCCCGCGGCCGATGGAGGCCGCGGGCCCCTGCAAGTTGGCGGGCGGGTCACTTGCCGGCGTGATACTCGCGGTTGATGCGCGCGTACTCCTCCTGGCCCGCGGGCAGGTCGGTCTCGTTGTAGATTACCGCCTCGGGGCACTCGGACTCGCAGTTGCCGCACTCGATGCACTCGTCGGGGTCGATGAACATCTGGTCGTAGACCGTGCCGTCCGCATCGACGAAGTGCCCGGCCTCAACGGCCTCGGAGGGGCAGACCTCGACGCACTTGCCGTCCTGGTTGCAGCCCGCGCTAACGACGTATGCCATTCCTTCTTCTCCTTGCATCGGAGGTGTCAGGGGGCGATCCCCGGTGTTCCTGTTCGAGCACCATCTGGCATCGCGGTCAGGCTGGTTACACTCATTCTACCATGTCGGGACGCGAGAGCCGACGCTCGCGGCTCCCGGGACCCCGCGGGCGCGGCGGAGCGCCGGCCAGGGCCGCGCAACGCTCTCGAAGGAGGCTAACCATGGCGAAGATCCCGATCGGACTACAACTCTACTCCGTCCGCCGTGAGTGTGAGGGCGACCTGCCCGGCGCACTCCGCGCGGTCGCCGACCTTGGCTACGAGGCGGTCGAGCCGTGGGGCTACCAAGGCGACCGGCTGGAGTGGATGGGCGCCGGCGCCCCCGACATTCGCCGAATGCTGGACGACACCGGGCTCCGCTGCTGCGGCATGCACCTTCAGACCCGGGCCCTGCTCGGCGACAACCTTGAGCGCACCGTGGAGATGAACCGCATCCTGGGCAACCGCTACCTGATTGTCGCGGCCGACAGGCCGCGCATGAGCAGCAGGGCCGGCATCCGTGAGCTCGCCGGCATCCTGGAGACCGCGGCCGACCGCGTGCGGACCGACGGCATGCTCACTGGCTACCACGCGCACGGGTTCGACTTCGACGAGGTGGAGGGACGCCAGGCATGGGACCTCCTCTTCAGCTCGGTGCGCCCGGACATCGTGATGCAGATGGACATCGGCAACTGCGCGGGCGGCGGCGGCGACCCGATCGCCATGCTGCGCAGGTTCCCCGGCCGTGCCCGCTC
This is a stretch of genomic DNA from Chthonomonadales bacterium. It encodes these proteins:
- a CDS encoding sugar phosphate isomerase/epimerase, which translates into the protein MAKIPIGLQLYSVRRECEGDLPGALRAVADLGYEAVEPWGYQGDRLEWMGAGAPDIRRMLDDTGLRCCGMHLQTRALLGDNLERTVEMNRILGNRYLIVAADRPRMSSRAGIRELAGILETAADRVRTDGMLTGYHAHGFDFDEVEGRQAWDLLFSSVRPDIVMQMDIGNCAGGGGDPIAMLRRFPGRARSVHLKDYGGAPGSVIGEGEADWPEIFRLCETTQNTEWYVVEEGGEDGLGFEVSGRSLRALRRMGK
- a CDS encoding ferredoxin family protein, whose translation is MAYVVSAGCNQDGKCVEVCPSEAVEAGHFVDADGTVYDQMFIDPDECIECGNCESECPEAVIYNETDLPAGQEEYARINREYHAGK
- a CDS encoding type II toxin-antitoxin system HicA family toxin yields the protein MVARHGNSQVRQRASHIAIQKRTADTAVSLPAPGHPTIPTGALLSIIRQAGLPGPLLRR
- a CDS encoding glutamate synthase subunit beta — protein: MADPRGFLTYKRETASRRPVEERVRDWREVYLEMEPDRLRRQAARCMDCGVPFCHQGCPLGNIIPDWNDLIYRNRWREALDRLHATNNFPEFTGRLCPAPCEAACVLGINQPAVTIKQIEQSIIDHAFAEGWVVAEPPARRTGRSVAVVGSGPAGLAAAQQLNRAGHSVTVFERADRIGGLLRYGIPDFKLEKSVLDRRLRVMAEEGIVFRPGIDVGEDVTAEELRARFDAICLACGSTAPRDLSVPGRELDGVHFAMELLTQQNRLNAGDGLADGERRISAEGKHVVIIGGGDTGADCLGTVHRQGAASVVQIELLPRPPDERDETMPWPLYPMVLRSTAAHEEGGDRDWRINTRAFSGDGRVERLHCVRVEFGARGPDGRRPMAEAPGSEFHIEADLVLLAMGFLGPRHTGLLDRLGVDYDPRGNVRCDSSYMTSVPGVFAAGDTRRGQSLIVWAIAEGREAARCADAYLVGSSQLPLAGAKLP